One window of Nocardia sp. NBC_00508 genomic DNA carries:
- a CDS encoding SLATT domain-containing protein has translation MTEYRSPTGADRSQDLGVPPSPDIRSTDWSSSDETLAQLFRRVETYAIEARDWYSRDKLTKRQASRALTASMIILGLLGTLVPLLTTAGVDAVNPSWGFALLACAAGCVAFDRFFGISTAWMRDIRSAQLINAMLCDFQLEWASISRASANSNAEIDRRMQLLRDFSRRVNEIIALETDTWTAEFQLSAEALISRFDRRQGL, from the coding sequence GTGACAGAGTACCGATCGCCGACCGGCGCGGATCGCTCGCAGGACCTCGGCGTGCCGCCCTCGCCCGACATCCGTTCGACCGATTGGTCGAGTTCCGATGAGACCCTTGCGCAGTTGTTCCGTCGCGTCGAGACGTATGCCATAGAGGCGCGCGATTGGTATTCGAGAGACAAACTAACCAAACGCCAGGCCAGTCGAGCCCTCACCGCGTCGATGATCATATTGGGCTTACTCGGAACTCTGGTACCCCTGCTGACTACCGCGGGAGTCGACGCTGTCAATCCGAGTTGGGGCTTTGCGCTGCTCGCATGCGCCGCCGGATGCGTCGCATTCGACCGATTCTTCGGAATCTCGACCGCTTGGATGCGCGACATCCGAAGCGCGCAGTTGATCAATGCGATGTTGTGCGATTTTCAACTCGAGTGGGCATCTATTTCGAGAGCGTCCGCGAACTCCAACGCGGAGATAGATCGACGAATGCAACTGCTCAGAGACTTCTCTCGCAGAGTCAATGAGATAATCGCACTCGAAACAGACACCTGGACGGCCGAATTCCAGCTGTCGGCCGAGGCGCTGATCAGCAGATTCGATCGCAGGCAAGGACTGTAG
- a CDS encoding methyltransferase: MTNTDVRAAGIVDRDLIARLAFGSMAAQTLRAAVRLRVVELIGDRQRQAADVAEDAAAAPQPMTRLLRALAGLGLLREHTPGSFSVTPAGALLDPHHPDSLTSFVRMFTEPAVLRAWEHLDGSVRTGDIAFDNLFGTDFFTHLSQHPDLSAEFNAAMSQAVSETAAALPSAFDFGRFTTVTDVGGGDGTLLAGVLDAHPGLTGFVYDTAEGLARTPKTLERHGLTERCSLIAGDFFRSVPAGSDLYLMKSVLHDWTDEQAVTILRHCREVLAPGGRVLIVEPVLPEVVDTNADAHAADDGITYLSDLNMLVNVGGRERTRKDFEDVCHRAGLSLISITPLTGAAPFSLIEAVADRPTDRGAHSAERDDHSSPKDRSRRFPPEPRTVAAAIGFPPL; encoded by the coding sequence ATGACGAACACCGATGTCCGAGCGGCAGGCATAGTTGACCGTGACCTGATCGCCCGGCTCGCTTTTGGGAGCATGGCAGCGCAGACTCTGCGCGCGGCAGTCAGGTTGCGAGTGGTCGAGTTGATCGGCGACAGGCAGCGTCAGGCCGCCGACGTGGCCGAGGACGCCGCAGCCGCGCCCCAGCCGATGACCCGGCTGCTACGCGCCCTGGCCGGTCTCGGCCTGTTGCGGGAACACACCCCCGGCTCCTTCTCGGTGACCCCGGCGGGCGCACTCCTCGACCCCCACCACCCCGACTCGCTCACCTCGTTCGTGCGGATGTTCACCGAGCCCGCGGTGCTACGCGCCTGGGAGCACTTGGACGGCAGCGTCCGCACCGGCGACATCGCGTTCGACAACCTCTTCGGGACGGACTTCTTCACTCACCTTTCGCAACACCCCGACCTGTCGGCGGAATTCAACGCGGCGATGAGCCAAGCCGTCAGCGAGACCGCCGCCGCGCTGCCGAGCGCCTTCGACTTCGGCCGGTTCACCACCGTCACGGATGTAGGTGGCGGCGACGGAACACTCCTGGCCGGCGTACTCGACGCGCATCCGGGTCTCACCGGTTTCGTCTACGACACGGCGGAGGGCCTGGCCCGGACGCCGAAAACGCTGGAGCGGCACGGGCTCACGGAACGCTGTTCCCTGATCGCCGGGGACTTCTTCCGTTCAGTTCCCGCAGGCTCGGACCTCTATCTGATGAAGAGCGTCCTGCACGACTGGACGGACGAACAGGCGGTCACGATCCTGCGCCACTGCCGCGAGGTGCTGGCGCCCGGCGGCCGCGTCCTGATCGTCGAGCCCGTGCTTCCCGAAGTCGTCGACACCAACGCCGACGCCCACGCCGCCGACGACGGAATCACCTATTTGAGCGACCTCAACATGCTGGTGAACGTGGGTGGTAGGGAGCGCACGCGCAAGGACTTCGAGGACGTGTGCCACCGCGCGGGGCTATCCCTCATATCGATTACTCCGCTCACGGGGGCCGCACCGTTCTCCCTCATCGAGGCCGTGGCCGACCGACCGACCGACCGCGGAGCGCATAGTGCAGAACGCGACGACCACAGTTCACCCAAGGATCGGAGCCGCCGCTTCCCTCCCGAGCCTCGGACAGTAGCGGCCGCAATCGGGTTCCCGCCGCTGTGA
- a CDS encoding helix-turn-helix domain-containing protein: MRSYGTGSAATDRDAENGWEVARPFGGTSLDGVGMAGFRDVSAIGLDMQVLPQPAVIVVIGLGDAPLTVEDSAGHQPLRSFVAALSPGATRIRGEHVECIELRLSPRAAYALLGVSPCELDGSVTGLDELWGRTERRLREQLTDATTWQERLILMGGFLTERAGRAPAMAPEVAAAWDSIVAHRGRIGIGDLAASCGWSRKRLWSKFRAQIGLTPKRAAMLVRFDHAARALSAGENAADVALACGYTDQPHLHRDVLAFAGCTPAALAGRATSAG, encoded by the coding sequence ATGCGCAGTTACGGAACCGGGTCCGCCGCTACGGACCGTGATGCCGAGAACGGCTGGGAGGTCGCCCGCCCCTTCGGCGGTACGTCTCTCGACGGCGTCGGGATGGCTGGGTTCCGCGACGTCAGCGCTATCGGGCTGGACATGCAGGTGCTCCCGCAGCCTGCTGTGATCGTCGTCATCGGGCTGGGGGACGCCCCGTTGACAGTCGAGGACTCCGCTGGGCACCAGCCCCTGCGAAGCTTCGTCGCCGCGTTGTCGCCAGGCGCTACCCGCATCCGCGGCGAGCACGTCGAGTGCATCGAATTGCGCTTGTCACCCCGGGCCGCCTACGCGCTGCTGGGAGTCTCCCCCTGCGAACTGGACGGGTCCGTCACCGGTCTCGACGAGTTGTGGGGGCGGACCGAGCGACGCCTCCGTGAGCAGCTGACCGACGCCACGACCTGGCAGGAACGCCTCATTCTGATGGGCGGGTTCCTGACGGAGCGGGCTGGGCGGGCACCGGCGATGGCGCCTGAGGTGGCCGCCGCCTGGGACAGCATCGTCGCGCACCGAGGCCGGATAGGCATCGGTGACCTCGCTGCGTCCTGTGGGTGGAGCCGCAAGCGGCTGTGGTCCAAGTTCAGGGCTCAGATCGGCCTCACTCCCAAGCGCGCCGCCATGCTGGTCCGGTTCGATCACGCCGCCCGAGCGCTCAGCGCCGGCGAGAACGCCGCCGACGTCGCCCTGGCGTGCGGATACACCGACCAGCCCCATCTCCATCGCGACGTGCTGGCGTTCGCCGGGTGCACACCGGCCGCCCTGGCCGGTAGGGCGACGTCCGCCGGCTGA
- a CDS encoding cyclase family protein, which translates to MSKAMVELSHPISDGMLTYPGLPGPRVSTECSREQSPLIDMAYDIARVDMVGKTGTYIDAPFHFHADGADIADLPLERLLNVPIVVIRVAETRVVGPDVLGDPARLWGKAVLVHTGWSARWGSSAYRGPGHPFLVGEVADALVAANVAVVGIDSLDIDDTSLPTRPCHHTLLGAGIPIIEQMTNLEAVPDVGARLVALPAPVRGMGSFPLRAVAWTDHGS; encoded by the coding sequence ATGAGCAAGGCGATGGTGGAGCTGTCCCATCCGATCTCGGATGGCATGCTCACCTATCCGGGCCTGCCTGGACCGCGAGTCAGCACAGAGTGTTCGCGTGAGCAGTCGCCGCTCATCGACATGGCCTACGACATCGCGCGCGTGGATATGGTCGGCAAGACCGGAACCTATATCGACGCGCCTTTCCATTTCCACGCCGATGGCGCCGATATCGCCGACCTGCCGCTGGAGCGGCTGCTCAATGTGCCGATCGTGGTGATCCGCGTGGCGGAGACCCGGGTGGTGGGGCCGGATGTGCTCGGCGACCCGGCGCGGCTATGGGGCAAGGCGGTGCTGGTGCACACCGGATGGTCTGCCCGGTGGGGTTCGTCCGCGTACCGAGGCCCGGGGCATCCGTTCCTGGTCGGCGAGGTTGCGGACGCGCTGGTCGCCGCCAATGTGGCTGTGGTGGGAATCGACTCGCTGGATATCGACGATACGTCCTTGCCGACGCGGCCGTGCCACCACACGCTGCTCGGTGCGGGGATCCCGATCATCGAGCAGATGACGAACCTGGAGGCAGTCCCTGACGTCGGTGCCAGGCTGGTCGCACTGCCGGCGCCGGTGCGCGGGATGGGCTCGTTTCCGCTGCGCGCTGTCGCCTGGACCGATCACGGCAGCTGA
- a CDS encoding metal-dependent hydrolase, giving the protein MTDLHVRKMSFAFADYDVPFLWNEENPAFSSMANAVSFLAIGFEKMIVKMILQTKPLITDPAVAEEADAFMRQEGQHSAAHRQHVKGLIKRYPRLQETLDEVIGEFDRLTKETSLNYRLAYTADLEATFTPVFKLMLDNDSTLFRPGDDRVASLFIWHFVEEVEHRSSALIIFESVVGSDAYRMRMAPSIFRHVMKVIRVACEGFNKHVPLEDRKIDALSMFASHRRKQNLRKWLPLLHPEENGPMERAFDHLPLGEQLAALVGIVRSQLPKHNPAHEKLPALADVWFERYEAGYDVSHWYTADTVAS; this is encoded by the coding sequence GTGACCGATCTTCATGTCCGAAAGATGAGTTTCGCGTTCGCGGATTACGATGTCCCCTTCCTCTGGAACGAAGAGAATCCAGCCTTCTCGAGCATGGCCAACGCGGTCTCGTTCCTGGCGATCGGCTTCGAAAAGATGATCGTGAAGATGATCCTTCAAACCAAGCCGCTGATCACCGATCCCGCGGTCGCCGAGGAGGCAGACGCGTTCATGCGTCAGGAAGGACAGCACTCGGCAGCGCACCGCCAGCATGTCAAAGGCCTGATCAAGCGGTACCCGAGGCTGCAGGAGACGCTCGACGAAGTAATCGGCGAGTTCGACCGGCTGACCAAGGAGACCTCGCTGAACTACCGGCTTGCCTACACCGCCGACCTGGAAGCGACCTTCACTCCGGTGTTCAAGCTGATGCTGGACAACGATTCGACTTTGTTCCGGCCCGGAGACGACCGGGTCGCGTCACTGTTCATCTGGCACTTCGTCGAGGAAGTCGAGCATCGAAGTTCCGCGCTCATCATCTTCGAGTCCGTTGTCGGAAGCGATGCCTACCGGATGCGCATGGCCCCATCGATCTTCCGGCACGTCATGAAGGTCATCAGGGTGGCCTGCGAAGGCTTCAACAAGCATGTCCCGCTGGAGGATCGGAAGATCGATGCCCTATCGATGTTCGCGTCCCACCGGCGTAAGCAGAACCTCCGCAAATGGCTACCGCTGCTCCATCCGGAGGAGAACGGCCCGATGGAGCGCGCGTTCGACCATTTGCCGCTCGGCGAGCAACTCGCCGCGTTGGTGGGGATCGTCCGCAGCCAGTTGCCGAAACACAACCCTGCCCACGAAAAGCTGCCCGCACTCGCCGATGTGTGGTTCGAGCGCTACGAGGCAGGCTACGACGTCTCGCACTGGTACACCGCCGACACGGTCGCATCGTAG